The DNA sequence CTAAAGAACGTGTCATTGGTTCAGGTACTTCTCTTGACTCAGCACGTTTCCGTCAAGCACTTGCTGAAAAATTAGATGTAGATGCTCGCTCTGTCCATGCTTACATCATGGGAGAACATGGTGATTCAGAATTCGCTGTTTGGTCACATGCCAACGTTGCAGGTGTCAACCTTGAAAATTATCTTCAAGACGTAGAAAACTTCAATGCTGCTGAATTAGTTGACTTGTTTGAAGGTGTCCGTGATGCTGCATACTCAATCATCAATAAAAAAGGTGCAACTTTCTATGGTATCGCAGTTGCCTTAGCTCGTATCACAAAAGCTATCCTTGATGACGAAAATTCAGTTCTTCCACTTTCAGTATTCCAAGAAGGTCAATATCCTGGCGTTACAGATTGCTACATTGGACAACCAGCTATTGTTGGCGCACATGGTATCGTACGTCCAGTAAATATCCCGTTGAATGACGCTGAAAAACAAAAAATGCAAGCTTCTGCTAAACAATTAAAAGACATCATCAATGATGCCTTCTCCAAAGAAGAATTTGCTTCAGCAGCTAAAAACTAAAGAATTTCCTTTCTTACTCCTTGTTTTATCAAGGAGTTTTTTCATATCTAAAATGGATACGATAAAGTCATAATGCCGTGCAAATCAGCTTTATCGTACCCATTTATTTTATATAATCTTACTTTATCAAACATATTTATCAATTTATTTCAATATATCTTTTAAATAAGGAACAATCTTTTCATCCTTCATATCTGGCAGCGCCCGAATCCAGCGAAACGCTGTGTGCTCTTCCAAATCAAGTTTAACCTCTCTATATTCCAGCAATTTTGCCTTGTACACTAGACGCGTAAAAACGATGCCCTTTGTATCATCATAACAGCTATCCTCATGAAGAATCGAACTTAATTGTATCTTTTGATTAACTTCTTCCATTGTTTCACGCACAGCTCCTTCTCGTGGTAATTCGTCTTCTTCCACGCTACCTCCTGGAATGTCCCAATATTCTGGGTACATATTTGGCAAACCACGTTTTATTTTACTTCGTTTGATGAGCAGATATTTTCCATCTTTTTCAATTAGAGCATGAGCAATCAATTTCACAGGCATTGGTAATCTCCCTTGTAAAAATAAAAAATCTTGCATATAACAAGATTTATAAGCAGATAACAATTATCCACCCTGAGGGAATCGAACCCCCATCTCAAGAACCGGAATCTTACGTGATATCCATTACACTAAGGGTGGCAACTATTATAGTATACACAAAAAATGAAAAAATAACAAGTAAAAAAGGACTGAAAACATAATTCCAATCCCTTTATTTTGCTTATAATTCAATGTCACCAAACAAGTCAGCCATTGAGAATCCAGTTTGAGTTTCTGGAAGTTCAAAGTCACGTTTTTCTTGGCGTTTTTGACGACGAGGACGTGATTGACGTTTTTCTTTTTGGCTGTCTTCTTGAGCCGGACGTTCTTCAAGAGCTTTGATAGAAAGTGATACGCGTTCTGCATCAGCATTTACATCAAGAACTTTTACGGTTACTTCTTGACCAACTTTAAGCACATCTTTTGGATTTTCAACGCGCTTGTGTGAAATTTGTGAAATATGGACAAGTCCGTCAATACCTGGCAATACTTCAACAAAAGCACCGAAATCTGTCAAACGTTTAACTGTACCTTCAATCACATCACCAGCAGCTAATTTTTGTTCAACACCGTCCCATGGTCCAGGTGTTGTAGCTTTAAGAGAAAGTGATACGCGTCCTTCTTCTTCGTTCAAATCAAGAACTTTTACTTCAATTTCATCGCCAACTGATACAACAGATTTTGGTGAAACGTTGCGTTCGTGTGACAATTCAGTTAAGTGAACAAGTCCGTCAACACCACCAAGGTCAATAAAAGCACCAAAGCTTGTGATACGTGCAACTTTACCAGTCACGATGTCACCAACAGCTAATTTGCTAAATACTTCAGCACGTGCTGCTGCAGCTTTTTCTTCTACTACTTCACGGCGTGAAAGAATGAAACGATTTTCTTTTGGATCCACTTCTTTAATTTTTGCTTCAAATTCTTGGCCAACAAAACGTTCAGTGTTACGAACGAAACGAGTATCTAGCATTGAAGCAGGGATAAATCCACAAAGTCCTTCAAATTCTACTGAAAGACCGCCTTTAACAGCACGAGTACCTTTTACAGTAACAACTTCTTCTTCACGTCCAACCAACTTGTCCCATGCCTTGCGAGCTTCTAAACGTTTTTTAGATACAAGGTAAGTAACTGTATCAGTATCTTTACCAACTACTTGACGAAGAACAAGCAATTCAAGTGTTTCACCTGGTTTTACAAGATCGTTAATGTCAGCTTCACGATCATTTGTCAATTCACGAAGGGTCAACACACCTTCTACACCAGTTCCAGCGATTGCAACATTAGCTTGGTTCGCATCAACAGTCAATACTTCAGCAGTAACGACATCGCCTGGCTCGACTTGGCTAACACTATTTAGCAAATCTTCAAATTCATTCATCTAAAAAAATCCTCCAACAATCAAGCATTTCTCGCTTGACATACTTATAATATTTTTCCTAAGCACCGCAATGACATTGAACTATCTTTAACGTTTCTCACCCTATAAAGAAATAAAATACCCTAAGATATTTTACCATTTATCTGATATATTACCTAAGAACTGGGGTAGCTGGATTCGAACCAACGCATGAGGGAGTCAAAGTCCCTTGCCTTACCGCTTGGCTATACCCCAAAAAGAACGTGGTCATACCATTAAAAACTAAGTACGCTCATGGAGAGGGAGGGATTCGAACCCCCGAACCCGAAGGAGCGGATTTACAGTCCGCCGCGTTTAGCCTCTTCGCTACCTCTCCTGTATAATCAACAGTATTCATTATACCATTGATGAAAAGAAAATACAAGCATTTATTTACTCAAATTATAGGTTTCAATCAATTTTTCCACGGCATTTTCAAGTTTTTTATAAAAACTATCAACATTTTCATTTTTTATGATAGCAAATTGCCCGTCTAACTCAGCAATTTGACCAATGACTTTTTTTCCAATTGATAGAACATAACCTTCGTACTGGTCAGTTCCTACTTTGACTTGGCTATCTGCCAATTGGATTTCAATCTTTTTATCTTTTTTACTCATCATATACCTCTTTCAAGTCTCTATTTTACAAAAAAATAGGAAAACTAGCAAGTGCTACGTGAAAATAAAAGCTACCTCAATCGAGAGATAGCTTCAAAAATTTTTAAACTTTTACAATCCAACCTTCTGGTGCTTCAACATCACCAAATTGAATACCGGTTAATTCATTATAAAGTTTTCGAGTCACAGGTCCAACTTCTGTTTCACTGTAAAAGACATGGAAATCTTCACCATGCTGAATACCACCAATTGGAGAGATGACCGCTGCTGTACCGCAAGCCCCTGCTTCAGCAAAACGATCCAAATCATCAATTGGTACATCTCCTTCGATAGCTTTCAAGCCCAAACGATGTTCTGCTAGGTATAGAAGAGAATATTTTGTGATAGAAGGAAGGATAGATGGGCTGTACGGCGTTACAAATTCGTTGTCTTTGGTAATTCCAAAGAAGTTTGCAGATCCCACTTCTTCAATCTTCGTATGAGTGGCAGGGTCTAGATAAATGACATCAGAAAATTTCTTTTCATGCGCCATTTGTCCTGGAAGCAAGCTTGCTGCGTAGTTACCGCCGACTTTAGCAGCACCTGTTCCATAAGGAGCAGCACGGTCATACTTGTCAGAAACGATAAAGTTTGTTGGAGTCAAGCCCCCTTTAAAGTAATTTCCAACCGGCATGGCAAATACGGTGAAAATGTATTCATCTGCTGGTTTAACACCGATGATGTCACCAACACCTAGCAATAGCGGACGAATATAAAGGGTTCCTCCCGTTCCGTACGGCGGAACGTATTCTTCATTTGCACGAACCACTTGCTTCACAGCATCTACAAACATATCAGTCGGAACTTGCGGCATCAAGAGACGGTCTGAGGTGCGTTGCAGACGTTTTGCATTTTGATCTGGACGAAATAGTTGTACACTTCCGTCTTTCGTGCGATAGGCTTTCATTCCCTCAAAAGCTTGTTGCCCATAATGAAGACAAGGAGAAGATTCAGACATGTGCAGAGTTGCATCTTCAGTCAATCCTCCTTTTTCCCACTGACCATTTTTATAATAAGCAAGATAACGATAAGGCAATTTCATATAGGAAAAGCCAAGATTTTCCCAATCAAGATTTACTGACATAACATTCTCCTTTTTAATTTTATGATTTTTATTTTACACTATTTTTAGATATTTTCAATTGTTTTTTGCAAAATTCTGAAAATTTTTTAATTTCAGTTTATACCTGAACAAAAAATCAGCCGCTTGGACTGATTTTCAATTATTTAATATTCGCAGAGAACACTTCTTCATCAGAAATAGTATCAGAGATAAAGCTACCGTTGCTGGTTCTTTCAGACAAACCGAGGTTAGCAAGATTCACTTGGTAAGTCGTTCCTTTGTTAGAAACAATAGAAAGAATCTGCTCTTCTTCTGCTGTTGGATGATCTGAACTAAAGAGGTCTAGTTCTGCAGGTTGCTCTCCAAAGACAGGACCTGCTTGGAAAATACGATGTGGCTTGGACTTCAGCTCGCGCAACACTTGCAAACCACGATTTGCTCGGCTCGTCACAGGAATATCTGCAACTGCCATTCGCTTGAGCGCTCCGCGCTGGGTCAAGATATAAAGTGAATCAGTATTGGCAATAAAAGCCGCTGCTAAGACATCATCTTTTTTGAGATTGATAGCTTTGACACCTGCTGCTTTAGCACCCACAACTGGCACTTCTTCAATATTAAACCGCAAGGCATAACCGTTCTTGGTCACTAGCATAACATCATCTAGCTTGATTGGAGAAAGTGTGATAATTTGGTCGTCTTCATTTTTTAATTTAGCAAATTTAACAGACTTGGACTTATAGGTGCGCCAAGGACTGAATTCTTTTCGCTCTACTCGCTTGATTTGTCCTAGTTTTGTTACCGCAAAATAAGTTCCTTCGTCAAAATTATCAACTAATTCTGTATAAAGTACTTCTTCATTCGTCTCAAAATTGGTAATGGTCTGGCTGAGGTGTTCCCCGATTTCTTTCCAGCGAATGTCTGCCAATTCATGTACCGGTCGATAGATGACATTTCCAAGATTGGTAAAAATCAAAAGGTGCTGAGTGGTTTTCGCCGAGCTGACAAAAATCAGACGGTCGTCCTCGCGCTTGCCGACCTCGTCAACCGTTGATGAATTGAAAGAACGTGGACTGGTGCGTTTGAGGTAGCCACCACGAGTGACGCTGACAAAAGTTTCTTCTTCTACAATCAGACTAGCCGTATCAATTTCAATGGCATTAGCCGTATCTTGCAATTCACTAAGACGAGGATTGCCAAATTTCTTTTTGACCTCGCGGAGTTCGCGCTTCATCAGATTGTACATGGTCCGCTCCTCGCCGATAATGGCAGAAAGCATGGCAATTTTTTCGCGTAATTCCGCCTGCTCTTCCTCCAGAATTACCACGTCTGTATTGGTCAAACGATAAAGTTGGAGAGTGACGATAGCCTCTGCCTGCTCCTCGGTGAAATCATAGCTGACTTTGAGGTTTTCCTTAGCATCCGATTTATTTTCCGATGCACGAATGAGCGCAATCACTTCATCCAAGATAGAAATTACTCGAATCAAGCCTTCCACGATATGCAGGCGCTTCTCTGCTTTCGCTTTGTCAAAACGACTACGCGCCAGAATAATCTCTTTTCGGTGGGCGATGTAACTAGTCAGAATCGGCACAATCCCTACCAAACGCGGTGTAAAATGATCAATCGCCACCATGTTAAAATTGTAATTGACCTGCAAATCCGTATATTTAAAGAGATAATTCAAAATCAGCTCGGTATTGGCATCCTTTTTCAGCTCAATGGCAATACGAAGCCCGTCACGGTCAGACTCATCCCGTACTTCCGCAATACCAGCTACCTTATTATTGACCCGAACATCATCAATCTTCTTGACCAGAACAGCTTTGTTAATGTCATAAGGAATTTCAGTGACAACAATCTGCTCTTTGCCACCCTTGAGCTTTTCAATCTCCGTCCGAGAACGCACGACAACGCGCCCCTTTCCAGTCTCATAGGCTTTCTTAATCTCATCACGCCCTTGCACAATGGCTCCCGTTGGGAAGTCAGGCCCTGGCAGAAACTCCATGAGTTTGTCAACCTTGGATTTGGGGTGGTCAATCATATAAACCACCGCATCGATGACTTCAGCCAGATTGTGAGGCGGAATGTCCGTCGCATACCCAGCAGAAATCCCCGTCGCCCCATTTACCAAAAGATTTGGAAAGGCAGCAGGCAATACGGTCGGTTCTTTTTCCGTATCGTCAAAGTTCCAAGCAAAAGGCACAGTGTCCTTTTCGATGTCTTGGAGCAAGTAGCCCGCAATCTCAGACAAACGAGCTTCGGTGTACCGCATAGCGGCTGGCGGATCGCCGTCCATAGAACCGTTATTTCCGTGCATTTCCACTAAAATTTCACGGTTCTTCCAGTCCTGAGACATGCGCACCATGGCGTCGTAAATGGAGCTGTCACCATGCGGGTGGAAATTCCCCATGATATTTCCGACAGACTTGGCCGACTTGCGGTAGCCCTTGTCAAAGGTGTTGCCGTCTTTGTTCATCGAATAAAGAATCCGACGCTGCACGGGCTTGAGTCCGTCACGAATATCGGGTAAAGCCCGCTCTTGAATGATGTATTTGGAGTAGCGCCCAAAACGCTCTCCCATGATGTCCTCTAAGGACATGTTTTGAATGTTACTCATAAGATACAAAGGGACGTTTCGGCTTGCCGAAAATTTCTGTAGAAAAATAGGAAATCGATGCAGGGTTCGATGAACTCCAATCGATTTATCTTTTTTTCTAAGTCTTAGTCCCATGTTCAGTTGCTATACAACCAAACTATCCTTTCTGTATTTTTCTTTTTTAATGCTTCCTGATGTAAGAGGCATCTCTTATGAATGAGCAAAGTGGATTATCACTTTCTTAGATTCAGTTTTTCTTTAGTGTACTGAATCATTTTTTCTGCAGTTTCTTTATCATAAGGAAAACCAGTCTTGAGAGAGAAAACCTGAGCTTCTTTGTGAAAAAATTGCTGCGTAGACAGTAAAGACTGGATGAGGCTTTCTTTATCAGAAAAATCAAGCAAAGTGGCAAATTCTTCTTCCTTCTCAGCGGGCAAATACTGAAACAGATACTTGTAGTTTTTGCCGACATCAATCACTCCCTTTTCTTCTGCCACTTGCCAAGCCAATAACTTCAGCAATTCTTTCTGACAGATACCATAGAGATGATCCACCGCATACACAAATTGCTGACGCTGAATCCCCTTGACAACATAGGCTGAAACCCACCAGAATTCATTGCACGATTTTGCAAAATCATCTGCACTCGCTGGTTTTGTCCAATAACGTTTGGAACTAGGTGTATAGGGCTGAAAGAGTCCCTGGGGGTCATCCAGCACCGTGAAATCTGCTTCGCTATCCACCCATTCTTTGATATGCTCCTTGGGGCAAAGGGTCAGATCTATCCGATTGCCATCTTCAAAGAGCATGAGATAGAGGCGGCGATGGTCAAGTATATTATGCTGCTCGATGATGCGCTTGCCAAACGCTTCTAACCAAGCAAGGTCGGTTACCCAAGCTGCCAAATCATCTACAATGTAAACCACATCATAGTCTTGAAACTCATCCTTGGGAGCATTCGGATTTGTCCGCGAGCCAGATAGAGCGACTGAATCCGCTTGTATGACTTTTGCAGTTCGTAAAATCAAATCCAACATTTCTCTTTCAGTTCTCATGGCAGTACCTACCTTTTTGCTAGATCGCTTCTTTCACTTTCTTAACCACTTTGCGTTTTTTGTAGCGGCTGCGAATGGTATTGAGGTGGTCGCGAAGATCTGCATAGTGGCTTCTTTCTGGGTAGGCATAGGTCATGATAGCGGTGAAATCCAGCAAGAAATCGTAAATTTCTTGTAGCTGAATGCGAAGTTGCTTGCTTTGGCTAGGCACTTTGCCTTTTAACTCGGTCAAGCGCTCCTTATAGGCTTCTTCAAACCGCTTTTGCGCAGTCACCAAGCTTTCCACATGAGCTTCCAAGTGCAGTTTTGCTAGTGCTGTTTGATAGGTTGATTTCTTCAACTCTTGGAGCAGGTGGTTGATGCCCTCTGTCTCTTTTTCATAGTTGGCAGCCGCAATCCCTGCGTAATTTTTCAGCAAGCCCGTCAAGGTGTCGTAGGCTTCTTTGGTCGCAGTCTCCTTGACCCGTGAAAATGCCCGCACCAAAGCAGTCAGCGTCCCCAAAGCATCGTCTCGCTCGCGGTCGGCTTGGTCCAAACTGGTCACCAAACGACTAGCTTTCGTCTGATGAAGCCCCTCCTGAAACTTAGCCAAATGCTGGCTCATCTCTTCCAGCTTGCTCGTATAAATACTTTCAACCTTGTGCGCCTTGTTAAAAGCAGCAATCGCCTCTTTCGACTCGGTCATGAGCTGGGAAAATTCATTGTTCTCCAAATTGCGTACCGTTAAACTAATAACTCCATATTCTTTTGTCATAAACTCCTCTTTCTTCGTGTGTTTTTTAGTTTTTTGCTTTAAAATTGCTCAGAACACATGTAAATGTTCGTCTTTTGCTCCAAAAATTCAAATCACACATGTGTGATTTGGTTTTTTACTGTTAGAAAAGAAATTCTTCATGTGAAATTTCTTGTTTTAGGGGTAAGGAAGGTGATTTCTTGTGGGGAAATAATATGTTGGAATTATTGCTGTTTTCCACTTTTTTCAAATCCTAAATAAGTAGAAAAACCTAGCATATAAATAGCCATAGAAATTGCTAAATCTTTAGACTCAAGATCCTCTTTTTCGGCATTTAGAATAATTTCTTCAAATACGATGTCTCTAGGTACAGTAGAACTTCCAAGTTTAGAAACAACATTTTCTATTACTTCTGGTAAAACCATACACAATTGATAAAAGGCATCATCTTGACCCGTTACTAAAGCATAAAACTGGTCAAGGCTTACTCGTCTAATTAACTTATGCCCCATTTTCTTGCCATCAACTTTAGGCTCCCACTTAATATTTTGAGATTTCTTAGCAATAGCTTCAACTAAAAAACAAGCACAATTATCATCTTGCAACAGTTGATTCTGCATTTTGATAAATGTTTTACCAGATGATGCCGAATTCATTGTATTGTGTTTATTTTTCATTTCAACATAAATTTTGCTAACCTTGGAGTTCTCTGGTAAAACAATACCATTTGGATTTTCATAAATAACATCCCATCCACCTTCATGACCATTATCTGGTACAGAGCAATTGTTTATATACTGAAAAATTCTTTGATGAAAATAGCCAATATCATTATTATTTGATTTATCACGCTGACGAAAAATTTCGCTTTTTATAATTTCATCCCATGAATTATGATAAACAGTTTTATCAAAGATTAATTTAATTGGATCAATAATATTTTTATTGAATCGCTTTAAGTCAAAGGACTTTAATTTTTCCCCATATTTTTCAATGGTTGCCTGAACATGATTATAAAAATCTTCTTCACTAATAAAATCTAATTTCCAAGTCATAACATTTCTAAACTTTCTTTTATTTGCATGCCTACTTCATAGGCAAGATTTACAGGAACTGCATTTCCCACTTGTTTATATTGATTTCCAATACTACCTTGAAATTTCCAGTCATCAGGAAAACTTTGAATTCGTGCGTTTTCCCTAACCGTAAATGGTCGAGCTTCTAGTGGATGACAACGTTCAGTCTGTTTTTGAGTCGGAGAAGTTAAGACTGTTAAAGACGGCTCATCCAAGCTCATCCGACGTAAAATACCAGTTCTTCCGCCGCCCATATCCCAAGTAGACTTCATATATTTTTTTGCAATATCCTCAGGAATATCTCTCCAATATCCACCAGGGGGAACCAACTCAAAAATCTTTTTCTTATAATCTGAATATTGCACCCCAATACTTGGTGGACAGTCTAACAAAATATCTCTCAATACAGGCTTGTAATCATGTGGAGCTGGATAGTCAAAAGAGATTTTATCAATTAAATCATTTCTTATCCCAACCATAATCATTCTCTCACGTTTTTGAGCAACTCCATAATCCCAAGCATTTAATACTTTCCACTGAACAGTATAACCTTCTGCTTCAAATATCTCCATAATAGTTCTAAATGTTTTTCCTTTGTCATGAGTTACTAGTCCTCTTACATTTTCAAATAGAAACATTTTTGGTTGTAATTTATCCAAAAATACTGCGTAATGATAAAACAAAGTGCCTCGAGCATCTTCTAAGCCCAATCGATTTCCTGCATAAGAAAACGACTGGCATGGGGCACCGCCACTAAGTAAATCTAGTTCTCCTTTTTTAATATTAAATAAATCTTCTAAATTTAACGGTGAAATTTTTTCAATATCTTCATGTAAAACATTCCAATTAGGTCTATTATACTTCAAAGTATCGGAAGCGGCTTTATCAAGTTCAATCAATCCAATTGATTCAAAGCCAGCTTTTTCTATTCCTAATGCCAAACCTCCAGCACCTGCAAACAATTCAATAACTTTCATTAAACATATCCTCTCATTATCAAAACACTCCACTCTCCTCTAGCGTAAACTTAACATTATCTTCAATCCATTTACGGCGGGGTGGGACTTTGTCGCCCATGAGGACATTGACGCGGCGCTCGGCACGAGCCAAGTCGTCAATGGTAACGCGAATGAGGGTGCGGTTTTCAGGGTTCATGGTGGTTTCCCAGAGCTGGTCGGCGTTCATTTCTCCAAGCCCTTTGTAACGCTGCAGCATGGCACCTTTGCCAAATTTCTTACGCAGGTCTTCTAGCTCGCCGTCCGTCCAAGCATACTCGACAACCTCGTTCTTGCCTTTGCCTTTGGACATTTTATAGAGCGGAGGCAGGGCGATATAGACATGCCCCGCTTCTACGAGTGGGCGCATGTAGCGGTAAAAGAAGGTCAGCAAGAGCGCCTGGATATGGGCACCGTCCGTATCCGCATCGGTCATGATGATAATCTTGTCGTAGTTGGCATCTTCTAGGGAGAAGTCCGATCCGACACCTGCACCAATGGTGTAAATCATAGTGTTGATTTCTTCGTTTTTGAGAATGTCTGCCATTTTAGCTTTGGCGGTATTGATAACCTTACCGCGCAGAGGCAGAATCGCCTGAAACTTGCGGTCGCGTCCTTGCTTGGCAGAGCCACCCGCTGAATCTCCTTCGACCAGATAGAGTTCGTTTTTGGCTGGATTTTTAGATTGAGCTGGCGTTAGTTTTCCAGATAAAAGCCCCTTGTCTTTCTTGTTCTTCTTGCCACTTCGGCTTTCATCTCTCGCCTTGCGGGCTGCCTCGCGCGCATCTCTCGCCTTAATCGCCTTGCGGATGAGATTAGATGCCAATTCTCCATTTTCCAAGAGGAAGAAAGTCAACTTGTCTGACACAATCGAATCCACCGCAGGACGAGCAAGCGGACTGCCCAGCTTGTCCTTGGTCTGCCCTTCAAATTGCAAATGCTCTTCTGGCACTAAGATAGAAAGAACAGCCGCTAAGCCCTCACGGTAGTCAGAGCCTTCCAGATTTTTGTCCTTTTCTTTCAGCAAACCAGTCTTTCTTGCATAGTCATTCATGACCTTGGTAATAGCTGATTTAAGCCCCGTCTCGTGCGTTCCGCCGTCCTTGGTGCGGACGTTATTTACAAACGATAGGATATTGTCTGAGTAACCGTCATTGTACTGGAGAGCCACTTCTACTTGAAAACCGCCCTCTTCTCCTTCAAAATAAAGAACTGGTGTCAAAGTTTCCTTGTCCTCGTTCAAGTAGCTGACAAAGTCTTGCACCCCATTTTCATAATGAAAATCAACAGACGCGCCAGTTCGCTCATCTGTCAGAGAAAGGTGAACATTTTTCAAAAGAAAGGCTGATTCATTGAGCCGCTCCGAAATGGTATTGTATTTGAAATCTGTCGTTGAAAAAATGGTGTCGTCAGGCATAAAGGTCACTTTTGTGCCCGTTTTTGACTTGGGAGCCTTGCCAATCTTTTCCAGACTGGTAACAGGTTTTCCACCTTGCTCAAATCGTTGCCGATAAACCGTTCCGTCACGTGTGATTTCAACTTCCAGCCAGCTAGACAGCGCATTGACCACAGAAGAACCCACACCGTGCAGCCCCCCAGAGGTCTTGTAACCACCCTGACCGAATTTACCTCCGGCGTGGAGCACCGTAAAGATAACTTCTACTGTCGGGATTCCCATAGCGTGCATACCAACCGGCATTCCCCGACCGTGGTCTGCCACAGTCAAACTCCCGTCTTTATGAATGGTCACGTCAATCTTATCACCAAAGCCAGACAGAGCCTCGTCAACTGCATTGTCCACAATTTCCCAGACCAAATGGTGAAGCCCAGTTGCATCTGTTGATCCAATATACATACCAGGACGTTTACGAACCGCGTCCAATCCTTCTAATACTTGAATGGCATCATCATTGTAATTGTTAATATTGATTTCCTTTTTTGCCACAAGGAACCTCCTGAATCATTCATCCTTTCTATCTTACAAGTTTTTAGTGAATTTTGCAAAGATTTTTAGAAAATAGTGTATTCTTTCTGCTTCTCACCGCTATTTTTTCAGCCTAGACAAATTTTATAAAATATTTCTGGTCGTTCAACTATCAAAATCAAAATTC is a window from the Streptococcus anginosus subsp. whileyi MAS624 genome containing:
- a CDS encoding L-lactate dehydrogenase, whose translation is MTLTKQHKKVILVGDGAVGSSYAFALVNQGIAQELGIVDIFKEKTEGDAEDLSHALAFTSPKKIYSAEYADAHDADLVVLTAGAPQKPGETRLQLVEKNLRINKDVVTKIVASGFNGIFLVAANPVDILTYSTWKFSGFPKERVIGSGTSLDSARFRQALAEKLDVDARSVHAYIMGEHGDSEFAVWSHANVAGVNLENYLQDVENFNAAELVDLFEGVRDAAYSIINKKGATFYGIAVALARITKAILDDENSVLPLSVFQEGQYPGVTDCYIGQPAIVGAHGIVRPVNIPLNDAEKQKMQASAKQLKDIINDAFSKEEFASAAKN
- a CDS encoding NUDIX hydrolase, with translation MPVKLIAHALIEKDGKYLLIKRSKIKRGLPNMYPEYWDIPGGSVEEDELPREGAVRETMEEVNQKIQLSSILHEDSCYDDTKGIVFTRLVYKAKLLEYREVKLDLEEHTAFRWIRALPDMKDEKIVPYLKDILK
- the rpsA gene encoding 30S ribosomal protein S1 — protein: MNEFEDLLNSVSQVEPGDVVTAEVLTVDANQANVAIAGTGVEGVLTLRELTNDREADINDLVKPGETLELLVLRQVVGKDTDTVTYLVSKKRLEARKAWDKLVGREEEVVTVKGTRAVKGGLSVEFEGLCGFIPASMLDTRFVRNTERFVGQEFEAKIKEVDPKENRFILSRREVVEEKAAAARAEVFSKLAVGDIVTGKVARITSFGAFIDLGGVDGLVHLTELSHERNVSPKSVVSVGDEIEVKVLDLNEEEGRVSLSLKATTPGPWDGVEQKLAAGDVIEGTVKRLTDFGAFVEVLPGIDGLVHISQISHKRVENPKDVLKVGQEVTVKVLDVNADAERVSLSIKALEERPAQEDSQKEKRQSRPRRQKRQEKRDFELPETQTGFSMADLFGDIEL
- a CDS encoding DUF2969 domain-containing protein, encoding MSKKDKKIEIQLADSQVKVGTDQYEGYVLSIGKKVIGQIAELDGQFAIIKNENVDSFYKKLENAVEKLIETYNLSK
- a CDS encoding branched-chain amino acid aminotransferase produces the protein MKKENVMSVNLDWENLGFSYMKLPYRYLAYYKNGQWEKGGLTEDATLHMSESSPCLHYGQQAFEGMKAYRTKDGSVQLFRPDQNAKRLQRTSDRLLMPQVPTDMFVDAVKQVVRANEEYVPPYGTGGTLYIRPLLLGVGDIIGVKPADEYIFTVFAMPVGNYFKGGLTPTNFIVSDKYDRAAPYGTGAAKVGGNYAASLLPGQMAHEKKFSDVIYLDPATHTKIEEVGSANFFGITKDNEFVTPYSPSILPSITKYSLLYLAEHRLGLKAIEGDVPIDDLDRFAEAGACGTAAVISPIGGIQHGEDFHVFYSETEVGPVTRKLYNELTGIQFGDVEAPEGWIVKV
- the parC gene encoding DNA topoisomerase IV subunit A; translated protein: MSNIQNMSLEDIMGERFGRYSKYIIQERALPDIRDGLKPVQRRILYSMNKDGNTFDKGYRKSAKSVGNIMGNFHPHGDSSIYDAMVRMSQDWKNREILVEMHGNNGSMDGDPPAAMRYTEARLSEIAGYLLQDIEKDTVPFAWNFDDTEKEPTVLPAAFPNLLVNGATGISAGYATDIPPHNLAEVIDAVVYMIDHPKSKVDKLMEFLPGPDFPTGAIVQGRDEIKKAYETGKGRVVVRSRTEIEKLKGGKEQIVVTEIPYDINKAVLVKKIDDVRVNNKVAGIAEVRDESDRDGLRIAIELKKDANTELILNYLFKYTDLQVNYNFNMVAIDHFTPRLVGIVPILTSYIAHRKEIILARSRFDKAKAEKRLHIVEGLIRVISILDEVIALIRASENKSDAKENLKVSYDFTEEQAEAIVTLQLYRLTNTDVVILEEEQAELREKIAMLSAIIGEERTMYNLMKRELREVKKKFGNPRLSELQDTANAIEIDTASLIVEEETFVSVTRGGYLKRTSPRSFNSSTVDEVGKREDDRLIFVSSAKTTQHLLIFTNLGNVIYRPVHELADIRWKEIGEHLSQTITNFETNEEVLYTELVDNFDEGTYFAVTKLGQIKRVERKEFSPWRTYKSKSVKFAKLKNEDDQIITLSPIKLDDVMLVTKNGYALRFNIEEVPVVGAKAAGVKAINLKKDDVLAAAFIANTDSLYILTQRGALKRMAVADIPVTSRANRGLQVLRELKSKPHRIFQAGPVFGEQPAELDLFSSDHPTAEEEQILSIVSNKGTTYQVNLANLGLSERTSNGSFISDTISDEEVFSANIK
- a CDS encoding aminoglycoside 6-adenylyltransferase, with amino-acid sequence MRTEREMLDLILRTAKVIQADSVALSGSRTNPNAPKDEFQDYDVVYIVDDLAAWVTDLAWLEAFGKRIIEQHNILDHRRLYLMLFEDGNRIDLTLCPKEHIKEWVDSEADFTVLDDPQGLFQPYTPSSKRYWTKPASADDFAKSCNEFWWVSAYVVKGIQRQQFVYAVDHLYGICQKELLKLLAWQVAEEKGVIDVGKNYKYLFQYLPAEKEEEFATLLDFSDKESLIQSLLSTQQFFHKEAQVFSLKTGFPYDKETAEKMIQYTKEKLNLRK
- a CDS encoding DUF6261 family protein; translated protein: MTKEYGVISLTVRNLENNEFSQLMTESKEAIAAFNKAHKVESIYTSKLEEMSQHLAKFQEGLHQTKASRLVTSLDQADRERDDALGTLTALVRAFSRVKETATKEAYDTLTGLLKNYAGIAAANYEKETEGINHLLQELKKSTYQTALAKLHLEAHVESLVTAQKRFEEAYKERLTELKGKVPSQSKQLRIQLQEIYDFLLDFTAIMTYAYPERSHYADLRDHLNTIRSRYKKRKVVKKVKEAI